A genomic region of Streptosporangium lutulentum contains the following coding sequences:
- a CDS encoding MFS transporter: protein MTSDVATVADAPPEPPLYRWRWAALFVILAAEVMDLLDAMVTNIAAPTIRAELGGTAAVIQWLGAAYTLSMAVGLITGGRLGDIYGRKRMFLIGAAGFTVGSLLCAVAQSPELLVGARVVQGLFGAVMLPQGLGMIKEMFPPKEMGAAFGLFGPVMGLSSVGGPILAGWLIDADFFGTGWRMIFLINLPLGLAAILAGLRYLPESRSPHPLRLDFGGVLLASLAGLLLVFPLVQGRESDWPAWSFVMMGASVVVFAIFGWFESRRSRAGGDPLVVPSLFRKRAFTGGLLTGLVFFSSMSGFALVFNLYTQVGLGYSTLKAGLVMIPWSLGMVVGFGLAQAVQRFGRKVLQGGVLVMALGTLGVLLTVVRAGTEATPWQFVPALAVTGIGMGLLMAPFFNIVLAGVEQHETGSASGTLTAVQQLGGAFGVALLGTVFFDLLGVGVNPDVIGATQVVLWVVAGMLLVTFLVAFLLPKQAAEEPAGH from the coding sequence ATGACCAGTGACGTGGCGACCGTGGCCGACGCGCCACCCGAACCCCCGCTCTACCGCTGGCGTTGGGCCGCCCTGTTCGTGATCCTGGCCGCGGAGGTGATGGACCTCCTCGACGCCATGGTCACCAACATCGCCGCGCCCACCATCCGGGCCGAGCTCGGCGGCACCGCCGCCGTCATCCAGTGGCTCGGCGCGGCCTACACGCTCTCCATGGCGGTCGGCCTGATCACCGGCGGGCGGCTCGGCGACATCTACGGCCGCAAGAGGATGTTCCTCATCGGCGCCGCCGGATTCACCGTGGGCTCACTGCTGTGCGCCGTCGCGCAGTCGCCGGAGTTGCTCGTCGGCGCGCGGGTCGTCCAGGGCCTGTTCGGCGCGGTCATGTTGCCGCAGGGGCTCGGCATGATCAAGGAGATGTTCCCCCCGAAGGAGATGGGCGCCGCGTTCGGCCTGTTCGGGCCGGTCATGGGTCTGTCCTCGGTGGGCGGCCCGATCCTGGCCGGATGGCTGATCGACGCGGACTTCTTCGGCACCGGCTGGCGCATGATCTTCCTGATCAACCTGCCGCTGGGCCTGGCCGCCATCCTCGCCGGACTGCGCTACCTTCCCGAGTCGCGCTCACCACACCCCCTCAGGCTCGACTTCGGCGGCGTGCTCCTGGCTTCCCTGGCCGGACTGCTCCTGGTCTTCCCCCTGGTCCAGGGCCGTGAGAGCGACTGGCCCGCCTGGTCCTTCGTCATGATGGGCGCGTCCGTCGTGGTCTTCGCGATCTTCGGCTGGTTCGAGTCCCGCAGGAGCCGAGCGGGTGGCGACCCGCTGGTCGTGCCCAGCCTCTTCCGCAAGCGGGCCTTCACCGGCGGCCTGCTGACCGGCCTGGTCTTCTTCTCCTCCATGTCGGGCTTCGCCCTGGTGTTCAACCTCTACACCCAGGTCGGTCTCGGCTACTCCACGCTGAAGGCCGGTCTGGTGATGATCCCCTGGTCGCTGGGAATGGTCGTCGGCTTCGGCCTCGCCCAGGCGGTGCAGCGGTTCGGCCGCAAGGTCCTGCAGGGCGGCGTCCTCGTCATGGCGCTCGGCACGCTCGGCGTCCTGCTGACGGTCGTCCGCGCGGGGACGGAGGCCACTCCCTGGCAGTTCGTCCCCGCGCTGGCGGTCACCGGAATCGGCATGGGCCTGTTGATGGCGCCGTTCTTCAACATCGTGCTGGCCGGGGTCGAGCAGCACGAGACCGGCTCGGCCTCCGGCACGCTCACCGCGGTCCAGCAACTCGGTGGGGCCTTCGGCGTCGCCCTGCTCGGCACGGTCTTCTTCGACCTGCTGGGGGTCGGCGTGAATCCCGACGTCATCGGGGCGACGCAGGTCGTCCTCTGGGTCGTCGCCGGGATGCTGCTGGTGACCTTCCTCGTCGCGTTCCTGCTGCCGAAGCAGGCCGCGGAGGAACCCGCCGGGCATTGA
- the cofC gene encoding 2-phospho-L-lactate guanylyltransferase, with product MLKVMSAPESFTWTLVVPVKTLVAAKTRLSAAAGPHRAALAVAIACDTVEAALSCVLVSRVVVVTGDPVAAEALGEVGAHVVGDPEAGLNAALRRGALEAVRLAPGDAVGALQADLPALRPAELALVLTASAEFDQMFLPDAVEVGTTFYGVRPGVPFTPGFGGESRDRHLRRGAKELCLDGIDSVRRDVDTPDDLRAALALGVGPRTLAVVERIR from the coding sequence ATGCTTAAGGTTATGTCTGCTCCGGAGAGTTTCACCTGGACCCTCGTCGTACCGGTCAAGACACTGGTCGCCGCCAAGACCCGGCTGTCTGCGGCGGCGGGCCCGCACCGGGCCGCGCTCGCCGTGGCGATCGCCTGCGACACCGTCGAGGCGGCGCTGAGCTGCGTGCTCGTCTCGCGGGTCGTCGTGGTGACGGGTGACCCGGTGGCGGCCGAGGCGCTCGGCGAGGTCGGCGCCCACGTGGTCGGCGACCCCGAGGCGGGGCTGAACGCCGCCCTCCGCCGCGGCGCCCTGGAGGCCGTACGGCTGGCGCCCGGCGACGCCGTCGGGGCGCTCCAGGCCGATCTCCCCGCCCTGCGCCCGGCGGAGCTGGCCCTCGTGCTCACGGCCTCCGCGGAGTTCGACCAGATGTTCCTGCCCGACGCCGTCGAGGTCGGCACGACCTTCTACGGGGTACGGCCCGGCGTGCCGTTCACCCCGGGGTTCGGTGGCGAGTCACGGGACCGTCACCTCCGGCGTGGCGCGAAGGAGCTCTGCCTGGACGGGATCGACTCGGTCCGGCGGGACGTGGACACTCCCGACGACCTCCGGGCGGCACTCGCCCTCGGCGTCGGCCCCCGCACTCTGGCGGTGGTGGAGAGGATCAGGTGA
- a CDS encoding lysophospholipid acyltransferase family protein — translation MRRPGWPSRFWVGVAVAIVKPISWLLVKKDWRRSDRLPKTGGIILVTNHLSWLDPILIAHYLYNNGRWPTILAKSGLFSVPVLGHMVRELQAIPVYRGSADAARSLEESERRIAGGACVMFYPEGTCTRDPEFWPMEGKTGAARLALATGAPVIPVAHWGAQRILPYGSKRPSLLPRKTFHVLTGPPVDLSKYEGRSPQADVLRDATADIMAAITLQLAELRGEKAPEPPKPADN, via the coding sequence GTGAGACGTCCTGGATGGCCTTCGCGATTCTGGGTCGGCGTGGCCGTCGCGATCGTCAAACCGATCTCCTGGCTCCTGGTCAAAAAAGACTGGCGGCGCAGCGACCGCCTGCCCAAGACCGGCGGGATCATCCTGGTGACCAACCACCTGTCGTGGCTGGATCCGATCCTGATCGCGCACTACCTCTACAACAACGGGCGCTGGCCGACGATCCTGGCCAAGTCGGGGCTGTTCTCGGTTCCGGTGCTCGGGCACATGGTGAGGGAACTGCAGGCCATCCCGGTCTACCGGGGGAGCGCCGACGCGGCGCGGTCGCTGGAGGAGTCGGAGCGGCGGATCGCCGGCGGGGCGTGCGTGATGTTCTACCCGGAGGGGACCTGCACCCGCGATCCCGAGTTCTGGCCGATGGAGGGCAAGACCGGTGCGGCCAGGCTGGCGCTGGCGACCGGCGCGCCGGTGATCCCCGTCGCCCACTGGGGAGCCCAGAGGATCCTTCCCTACGGGAGCAAGAGGCCCAGCCTCCTTCCGCGCAAGACCTTCCACGTGCTGACCGGGCCGCCGGTCGACCTGTCGAAGTACGAGGGGCGGTCGCCGCAGGCGGACGTCCTGCGTGACGCGACCGCCGACATCATGGCGGCGATCACACTTCAGCTCGCCGAACTGCGAGGAGAGAAGGCGCCAGAGCCACCGAAACCCGCTGACAACTGA
- a CDS encoding NAD(P)H-dependent glycerol-3-phosphate dehydrogenase → MTKAAVFGTGSWGTTFGMILSGAGTRTTLWGRRAEVVEAIDRRHENPGYLPGAVLPDTLRATTDPAEALDGADFVVFAVPAQTLRFELSRWKADLPPDAVLVSLMKGIELGTTKRMSEVICEVAEVPQERVAVVSGPNLAGEIVRGQPAATVVACTDERAMERLQAACYLPPWFRPYTNPDVVGVELGGAIKNVIALAVGISAGMGLGDNVGAMLMTRGLAEISRLGEVLGADPHTFAGLAGMGDLVATCTSPLSRNRTFGENLGRGMTLAEVIAATKQTAEGVKSCESVLELARKHDVEMPITEVVVAVVHDAMPPSEAAVLLMSRTPKAERYGL, encoded by the coding sequence ATGACCAAGGCGGCTGTATTCGGCACGGGCTCGTGGGGCACTACCTTCGGCATGATCCTTTCGGGGGCGGGCACCCGGACGACATTGTGGGGACGGCGGGCGGAGGTGGTCGAGGCGATCGACCGCCGCCACGAGAATCCCGGCTATCTTCCCGGCGCGGTGTTGCCCGACACGCTGCGTGCCACGACCGATCCGGCCGAGGCCCTCGACGGCGCCGACTTCGTGGTGTTCGCGGTGCCCGCCCAGACCCTGCGCTTCGAGTTGAGCCGCTGGAAGGCGGATCTGCCGCCCGACGCGGTGCTGGTCAGTTTGATGAAGGGCATCGAACTGGGCACCACCAAGCGGATGAGCGAGGTGATCTGCGAGGTCGCGGAGGTGCCGCAGGAGCGGGTCGCGGTGGTGTCGGGGCCCAACCTGGCCGGTGAGATCGTCCGGGGCCAGCCCGCCGCGACCGTGGTCGCCTGCACCGACGAGCGGGCCATGGAACGGCTCCAGGCGGCCTGCTACCTGCCGCCGTGGTTTCGCCCCTACACCAACCCCGACGTGGTGGGGGTGGAGCTCGGAGGGGCGATCAAGAACGTGATCGCCCTGGCGGTCGGCATCTCGGCGGGGATGGGGCTCGGAGACAACGTCGGGGCGATGCTGATGACGCGCGGGCTGGCCGAGATCTCCCGGCTGGGCGAGGTGCTCGGCGCGGATCCGCACACCTTCGCGGGCCTGGCGGGCATGGGCGATCTGGTGGCGACCTGCACGTCCCCATTGTCCCGGAACCGTACCTTCGGTGAGAATCTTGGACGGGGCATGACCCTGGCCGAGGTCATCGCCGCCACGAAACAGACCGCCGAGGGGGTCAAGTCCTGCGAGTCGGTCCTCGAACTGGCCAGAAAGCACGACGTGGAGATGCCGATCACCGAGGTGGTGGTGGCGGTGGTCCATGACGCAATGCCACCAAGCGAGGCCGCGGTGCTGCTGATGTCGCGGACTCCCAAAGCGGAACGGTACGGTCTGTGA